Proteins from a single region of Gammaproteobacteria bacterium:
- a CDS encoding peptidase T, with product MSSHPAPTIIVHGGVGRIRENASAYLLACRDGARRGWQRLQQGASALDAVQSAVETLENNPLFNAGTGSALNRCGHVQMDASLMEGHTLRCGAVAAVTKVKNPIAVARAVLEDGEHVLLCGDGALEFARHNALTLCAEDALVVPRQRSRWERKYGTVGCVAVDNEGRTAAATSTGGIMGALPGRIGDSALIGCGTCANEHGAVSCTGLGEAIIRTGLARMALEIMRTTFDPAAVVNEALVDFYRHTDAEAGLIMVDHQGRMGWAHNTPHMPVCVITGDGSYSEHL from the coding sequence ATGAGTTCACACCCTGCCCCCACAATCATCGTGCACGGCGGTGTCGGCCGCATCAGAGAAAACGCCAGCGCTTATCTGCTGGCCTGCCGGGATGGCGCGCGCCGCGGCTGGCAGCGGCTGCAGCAGGGGGCGTCAGCCCTGGACGCTGTGCAAAGCGCCGTGGAAACGCTGGAAAACAATCCCCTGTTCAATGCCGGCACCGGTTCCGCCCTGAACCGGTGCGGCCATGTGCAGATGGATGCATCTTTGATGGAGGGGCATACCCTGCGCTGTGGCGCCGTCGCCGCAGTCACCAAAGTGAAAAACCCCATTGCCGTCGCCCGGGCCGTGCTGGAAGACGGTGAACACGTATTGCTCTGCGGGGACGGGGCCCTCGAATTCGCCAGGCACAACGCGCTCACGCTGTGCGCCGAGGACGCATTGGTGGTCCCCCGGCAACGCAGCCGCTGGGAGAGAAAATACGGCACTGTCGGCTGTGTGGCGGTGGACAACGAAGGGCGCACCGCCGCCGCCACCTCCACTGGCGGCATTATGGGCGCGCTGCCCGGACGCATCGGTGATTCCGCTCTGATCGGCTGTGGCACCTGCGCCAACGAGCACGGCGCCGTTTCCTGTACCGGCCTGGGGGAAGCCATCATCCGAACCGGACTGGCGCGCATGGCCCTGGAGATCATGCGTACCACTTTCGATCCCGCTGCGGTGGTGAACGAAGCCCTGGTGGATTTCTACCGCCACACGGACGCCGAGGCGGGACTCATAATGGTGGACCACCAAGGCCGGATGGGATGGGCGCACAACACGCCCCATATGCCGGTATGCGTCATCACTGGTGACGGCAGCTACAGCGAGCATTTGTAG
- a CDS encoding DUF3047 domain-containing protein, with protein sequence MNTPPTLLRRLSRIVHLAVLAAACSAPPVPGGEIIEIFDGRSLAGWENKAFQGQTRYRLVQDGDRPALRADSHAAASGLVRKIEIDLERTPYLNWSWRVEGTLGKLHEREKSGDDFAARVYVIVSGGLLFWRTKAINYVWANTSPAGDAWPNPYTHRAHMVALESGAAHAGQWRSERRNVRDDFRRWFGENVSHIHAVALMTDTDDSAGQARAYYGPVYFSSE encoded by the coding sequence ATGAACACGCCCCCAACCCTCTTGAGACGGCTGTCAAGAATTGTACACCTCGCGGTGCTGGCCGCCGCCTGCTCCGCCCCACCCGTGCCGGGCGGCGAAATCATCGAAATCTTTGACGGCCGCAGCCTGGCGGGCTGGGAAAACAAGGCCTTCCAGGGACAGACCCGCTATCGCCTGGTCCAGGACGGCGACCGCCCCGCCCTGCGGGCCGACAGCCATGCCGCCGCCTCGGGCCTGGTGCGAAAAATCGAGATTGACCTGGAACGCACACCCTATCTCAACTGGTCGTGGAGGGTGGAAGGCACCTTGGGAAAACTGCATGAGCGGGAGAAAAGCGGTGACGACTTTGCCGCCCGGGTCTATGTGATCGTCTCCGGCGGCCTGTTGTTCTGGCGCACCAAGGCCATCAATTACGTGTGGGCCAACACTTCCCCGGCGGGGGATGCCTGGCCCAACCCCTATACCCATCGCGCCCACATGGTCGCACTGGAAAGCGGCGCGGCCCACGCGGGCCAATGGCGCAGTGAGCGGCGCAATGTGCGGGATGACTTCCGGCGCTGGTTCGGAGAGAACGTGTCCCACATCCACGCCGTGGCACTGATGACAGACACCGATGACAGCGCCGGCCAAGCCCGGGCCTACTACGGCCCTGTTTATTTTTCCTCGGAGTAG
- a CDS encoding DUF1722 domain-containing protein, producing MDNNVASPGGDVVRLGVSSCLLGHAVRYDGHHKADAYILGTLARVFELVPFCPEVAAGLGVPRPPVRLSGDPSAPRARGVDDPGLDVTAALRQYGRDTARRLGDINGFIFKSRSPSCGMAGVKLYPDCGPPRPRGVGLFAREIMAARPLLPVEEEERLGDPLLRENFIERVFAHRRWQALLAGRLSAARLLDFHAVHKLALMAHGPGCFRELGRLLAGAGRQPVRTVAADYGVRFMAALTHRATRKRHTKVLRHILGCFKKKLDRDDVAELLEVIDAYRLGELPLLVPVALFRHHLRRHHHPYLARQTYLNPEPRELMWRGLA from the coding sequence ATGGACAATAACGTTGCGTCGCCGGGGGGCGATGTGGTGCGCCTCGGCGTGAGCAGTTGTCTGCTGGGCCACGCTGTGCGCTACGACGGTCATCATAAAGCCGATGCCTATATTCTGGGTACCCTGGCCCGGGTGTTTGAGTTGGTGCCGTTTTGTCCCGAGGTCGCCGCCGGCCTGGGCGTGCCGCGCCCGCCGGTGCGCCTCAGCGGCGATCCCAGCGCACCCCGCGCCCGGGGGGTGGACGACCCCGGCCTGGATGTGACCGCGGCGCTGAGACAATACGGCCGTGACACCGCCCGCCGCCTGGGGGATATCAATGGCTTCATTTTCAAAAGCCGCTCCCCCAGTTGCGGCATGGCAGGGGTCAAGCTGTATCCCGACTGCGGTCCGCCCCGGCCGCGGGGGGTGGGCCTGTTCGCCCGCGAGATCATGGCGGCCCGGCCGTTGTTGCCGGTGGAGGAAGAGGAGCGGCTGGGCGATCCGCTCCTGCGGGAGAATTTCATCGAGCGGGTATTTGCCCACCGGCGCTGGCAGGCCTTGCTGGCGGGGCGGCTGAGCGCGGCCAGATTGCTGGATTTTCATGCCGTTCACAAGCTGGCGCTTATGGCCCATGGCCCGGGGTGTTTCCGCGAGCTGGGCCGGTTGCTGGCCGGCGCCGGCCGCCAGCCGGTGCGGACGGTGGCGGCCGACTACGGCGTGCGTTTCATGGCGGCGCTCACGCACCGCGCCACGCGCAAGCGCCACACCAAAGTGTTGCGGCACATTCTGGGCTGCTTCAAAAAGAAGCTGGACCGTGACGACGTGGCGGAACTTTTGGAAGTCATCGACGCCTATCGCCTGGGCGAGTTGCCCCTGCTGGTGCCCGTTGCGTTGTTCCGGCACCACTTGCGCCGCCATCACCACCCCTACCTCGCCCGGCAGACCTACCTCAACCCGGAGCCGCGCGAGCTGATGTGGCGCGGTCTAGCCTGA
- a CDS encoding sodium:proton antiporter produces MSKSLWFRLVSVSGTLGTFSTPALAAGGGEGPALDLTASGFGIAALVLFVIAYGFVIAEEFLHLRKSKPVIVAAGIIWALVGIAYAMHGDTSYAAAQLKHNLLEYAELLLFLLAAMTYINTLQDRNVFDALRAWLVSSGLSLRTIFWVTGVLAFFISPVADNLTTALIMGAVVMTVGAGNAAFISVACINIVVAANAGGAFSPFGDITTLMVWQKGIVHFKEFFDLFIPSLVNWLVPAFIMSFAVPRAKPQALRETVTVKPGGYVIIALFALTIVMAVSFHNFLHFPPVLGMMTGLGLLKLYGYRLRRYELAHWNETASPEQLDVKDSTLLKNYKPRHQPFDIFISMKRAEWDTLMFFYGVIMCVGGLGTIGYLALVSETMYVDLGPTWANVLVGILSAVVDNIPVMFAVLSMNPDMSLGQWLLVTLTAGVGGSLLSIGSAAGVALMGQARGIYTFFRHLKWAWAIALGYAASIWIHMYFNEDLLSLPVST; encoded by the coding sequence ATGAGCAAAAGTTTGTGGTTCCGCCTGGTGAGTGTTTCAGGCACGCTCGGCACCTTTTCAACGCCGGCCCTGGCGGCCGGCGGCGGCGAAGGGCCCGCCCTGGATCTGACCGCTTCCGGCTTCGGCATCGCGGCCCTGGTCTTGTTTGTCATCGCCTACGGTTTCGTCATCGCCGAAGAATTCCTGCATTTGCGCAAATCCAAACCGGTTATCGTCGCGGCCGGCATCATCTGGGCACTGGTGGGCATCGCCTACGCCATGCACGGGGATACCAGCTATGCCGCCGCGCAGCTCAAACACAATCTGCTGGAGTACGCGGAGCTGCTGTTGTTCCTGCTGGCAGCCATGACCTACATCAACACCTTGCAAGACCGCAATGTGTTTGATGCCCTGCGTGCCTGGCTGGTGTCCTCGGGCCTGTCCCTGCGCACCATTTTCTGGGTCACCGGGGTACTGGCTTTTTTCATCTCCCCGGTGGCGGACAATCTCACCACGGCCCTGATCATGGGCGCCGTGGTCATGACCGTGGGTGCCGGCAACGCCGCCTTCATCTCGGTGGCCTGCATCAATATCGTGGTGGCCGCCAACGCCGGCGGCGCCTTCAGCCCCTTTGGCGACATTACCACCTTGATGGTGTGGCAGAAGGGCATCGTTCACTTCAAAGAGTTTTTCGACCTCTTCATCCCCTCTTTGGTCAACTGGCTAGTTCCCGCTTTCATCATGTCCTTTGCCGTACCCCGGGCCAAACCGCAGGCCCTGCGCGAAACGGTAACCGTCAAGCCCGGCGGCTATGTGATCATCGCCTTGTTTGCCCTGACCATCGTCATGGCCGTGTCCTTCCACAATTTCCTCCATTTTCCGCCGGTGCTGGGCATGATGACGGGCCTGGGCCTGCTCAAGCTCTACGGTTACCGGCTGCGCCGTTACGAACTGGCCCACTGGAACGAAACCGCGTCACCGGAACAACTGGACGTGAAAGACAGCACCCTGCTGAAAAACTACAAGCCGCGCCACCAGCCCTTCGACATCTTCATCAGCATGAAACGCGCGGAATGGGACACCCTGATGTTTTTCTACGGGGTCATTATGTGCGTGGGCGGACTCGGTACCATCGGCTATCTGGCTCTGGTATCGGAAACCATGTACGTTGATCTGGGACCCACCTGGGCCAATGTGCTGGTGGGCATTCTGTCGGCCGTCGTGGACAATATCCCGGTCATGTTCGCTGTCCTCAGCATGAATCCGGACATGTCCCTGGGCCAGTGGCTGCTGGTGACCCTGACCGCCGGCGTGGGTGGCTCCCTGTTGTCCATCGGCTCCGCCGCCGGGGTGGCCCTGATGGGGCAGGCCCGCGGCATCTATACCTTTTTCCGGCACTTGAAATGGGCCTGGGCCATCGCCCTGGGTTACGCGGCCAGTATCTGGATTCACATGTATTTCAATGAAGATCTGTTGAGCCTGCCGGTGTCCACCTGA
- a CDS encoding ion transporter, protein MKSLCQRIAQHPKFEFFIVGLIVLNGVIIGLETSPAIMAQYGAGLEWGNRLILGVFIIEAVIKITAVAPRWRCYFGNGWNLFDFSVVVLSLIPASGQFAMVARLARLLRVMRLISVVPELRLIVATLVRSIPSMGNILLLSVIFYIYAVAGYHLFHEHDPTHWRTLGISLLTLFRVVTLEDWTDVMYTAMDMHPWSWVYFVSFVVVGTFVVINLFIAVVLNNLEEAKAESLKALRQPVTRDQILDELHHTQEALRRLRAQLERAEQGE, encoded by the coding sequence ATGAAATCCCTCTGCCAGCGCATTGCCCAACACCCGAAATTCGAGTTCTTTATCGTTGGCCTTATCGTCCTCAACGGCGTGATCATCGGTCTGGAGACTTCGCCGGCGATCATGGCGCAGTACGGGGCAGGGCTGGAGTGGGGCAACCGGCTCATCCTCGGGGTTTTCATCATCGAAGCGGTGATCAAGATCACCGCTGTGGCGCCCCGGTGGCGGTGCTACTTTGGCAACGGCTGGAACCTGTTTGACTTTAGTGTGGTGGTGTTGTCCCTGATTCCCGCCAGCGGCCAGTTTGCCATGGTGGCGCGTCTGGCCCGCCTGCTGCGGGTGATGCGCCTGATTTCGGTGGTGCCGGAACTTCGCCTCATTGTCGCCACCCTGGTGCGGTCCATTCCCAGTATGGGTAACATACTGCTGCTCAGCGTGATTTTCTACATCTATGCCGTGGCCGGCTACCATCTGTTCCACGAGCACGACCCCACCCACTGGCGCACCCTGGGCATCTCCCTGCTCACTCTGTTTCGCGTGGTCACCCTGGAGGACTGGACCGATGTTATGTACACGGCCATGGACATGCATCCCTGGTCCTGGGTGTATTTCGTGAGCTTTGTGGTGGTGGGCACTTTCGTGGTGATCAACTTGTTCATCGCCGTGGTGTTGAACAACCTGGAGGAAGCCAAGGCCGAGAGCCTCAAAGCGCTGCGTCAGCCCGTCACCCGGGATCAGATCCTTGACGAGTTGCACCACACCCAGGAAGCACTGCGCCGCCTGCGGGCGCAGCTTGAAAGAGCGGAGCAGGGCGAATAA
- a CDS encoding diguanylate cyclase, with product MNEYAPGWNAIPAPSRTEVLAFLQACSCGVVAFDENGRVSFANKAAERMFGVGEAAVAGRLLVDLFAPAARNAVAAELQKLGRRRRAIHAGATLELSVGGESAAATPVAVSFNRIRNKNGTLAFCFLEDISERVVLHRKLYEQSITDSLTGLYNRRYFDQRLTEEFKRAKRYRRPFAVVIIDIDGFKQANDSYGHSFGDEMLLKARDAFLKVLRNGDTVYRYGGDEFAMLLPESAKEGGIEVAERLRSRFARHCVAREKRIRLTLSVGIAAYPEDGSNEKGLIGAADRRMYHSKENGGNLITAHDPHEHFEGDTEALLRSLTTLVHLMEKNRGFGALKGISHSQEIRALSVEIGHRLGLPEERLYLLEQASMLHDIGTIHISNAIMRKKGRLTKKERQELERHTLIGEEIIGMIVTDNQEELSALKSIVAQHHEWYNGKGYPRGLKGDEILPEARILAVTDAYNAMTTRRPYRKPLSRKEAFKELRRCAGTQFEPGIVALLIELQGASRVY from the coding sequence ATGAACGAATATGCACCCGGCTGGAACGCCATCCCGGCTCCCTCCAGAACGGAAGTGCTGGCGTTTCTGCAGGCCTGTTCCTGCGGCGTGGTGGCCTTCGATGAAAACGGGCGGGTGAGCTTTGCCAACAAGGCTGCCGAACGGATGTTCGGTGTTGGCGAAGCGGCGGTGGCGGGCCGGTTGCTGGTGGATCTGTTTGCGCCTGCTGCGCGGAACGCCGTCGCCGCGGAGCTGCAGAAACTCGGCCGGCGGCGCCGGGCCATCCATGCCGGCGCCACGTTGGAACTCAGCGTCGGTGGCGAAAGCGCCGCGGCAACACCGGTGGCGGTGTCCTTTAACCGCATACGGAACAAAAACGGCACGCTGGCTTTTTGTTTCCTCGAAGACATCAGCGAACGGGTGGTTTTGCACCGCAAGCTGTACGAGCAGTCCATCACTGATTCGCTCACCGGCTTGTACAACCGCCGTTATTTTGATCAGCGCCTGACGGAGGAATTCAAGCGCGCCAAGCGTTACCGGCGGCCCTTTGCCGTCGTCATCATCGATATCGACGGCTTCAAGCAAGCCAACGATTCCTACGGCCACAGCTTCGGCGATGAGATGCTGCTGAAGGCCCGGGACGCTTTTCTCAAGGTATTGCGCAACGGCGATACCGTCTATCGCTACGGCGGCGACGAGTTCGCCATGCTGCTTCCCGAATCGGCGAAGGAAGGTGGCATTGAAGTGGCCGAGCGTCTGCGCAGCCGTTTTGCCCGTCATTGCGTGGCGCGCGAGAAGCGCATCAGACTGACCCTCAGCGTGGGAATCGCCGCTTATCCCGAGGACGGTTCCAATGAAAAAGGCCTGATCGGCGCCGCTGACCGGCGCATGTACCATTCCAAGGAAAACGGCGGCAACCTCATCACCGCGCACGATCCCCACGAGCATTTCGAGGGCGACACCGAAGCCCTGCTCCGGTCGCTGACGACGCTGGTTCATCTGATGGAGAAAAACCGCGGTTTCGGGGCCTTGAAAGGCATCAGCCACTCCCAGGAAATCCGGGCCCTCAGTGTTGAAATCGGGCACCGTCTTGGGCTGCCCGAAGAACGCTTGTATTTGTTGGAGCAGGCGTCCATGCTGCACGACATTGGCACGATCCATATTTCCAACGCCATCATGCGCAAAAAAGGCAGACTGACAAAAAAAGAACGGCAGGAGCTGGAAAGGCACACGCTCATCGGCGAGGAAATCATCGGCATGATTGTCACCGACAACCAGGAGGAACTCAGCGCGTTGAAAAGCATCGTTGCCCAACACCACGAATGGTACAACGGTAAAGGCTATCCCCGCGGCCTGAAAGGGGATGAAATCCTGCCCGAGGCCAGAATCCTGGCCGTGACCGATGCCTACAACGCCATGACCACCAGGCGGCCCTATCGCAAACCCTTGTCCCGAAAAGAGGCGTTCAAAGAGCTTCGTCGTTGCGCGGGAACGCAGTTTGAACCTGGTATCGTTGCACTGTTGATCGAACTGCAAGGCGCCAGCCGGGTTTACTAA
- a CDS encoding patatin family protein produces the protein MENDKTRLQAIMADQQPAPRGEALRSLVEAFKARLDFGSARKLLAKAQEQGAAGDWLVQQRALCTAKDEELPFDARAAEALALLDSIGLRDPDHAAAKTLELGGAVCQSRWERRGRVEDLYQALSFYRAAWARDPGEDRGCGGVKGAYLLDVLAARAAAAVARSGAQPADDPEVRDLRGQARAWREAMRETLAELHQDAADAYDLLAVQAEVAFGLEDYARAGDYLARARATKPPEWRVQATFKQLLSLGRLQGHVPPPEGSEPRTWAPPWQALHRFLPDAAGAALSGHRGKLGLSLSGGGFRASLFHLGVLARLAEVDALRAVEVLSTVSGGSIVGAHYYLEVQRLLQSKADHEITRADYITIVRRLITRFVNGVQRNLRTRTLADFGANLRMIYSREYSRSHRIGELYESELYACIGDDETPRTEPRTMNELLITPADHPVPDEPFKPRYSNWRRRARVPVLLLNATSLNTGHSWHFTARWMGEPPDLIGPEVDVNERYRRLWYQQAPKAEHKGYRLGYAVAASACVPGLFEPLSLEGLYPERTVRLVDGGVHDNQGVEGLLAEGCTLILCSDASGQMDDQNQPSNSVLGVPLRANSILMDRVRETEYQDLRARLDSQALQGVFFIHMKKELDTRPVDWIACDDPTVAAAATSGVTSYGVDKDLQRKLANLRTDLDSFSEVEASSLMLSGYLMTARQLEILDEQYQRSRQAGSWGGFDIHAPRQDWPFRKLEELLALAPDSDDPRRRDLGRQLEAGSALFFKVWKLVPALRRSAVGGGIVLAVAALAWVVRSWDVSLEWSMTVGGAALLLLAVAGGAVIPLLSWLQPRRAVKNYLGRVFAALLGYVLLGVHLTVFDPMFIKRGKLRKLLSLK, from the coding sequence ATGGAAAACGATAAAACACGCCTCCAGGCCATCATGGCGGACCAGCAGCCCGCCCCCCGGGGAGAGGCCCTGCGCAGTCTGGTGGAAGCCTTCAAGGCCCGGCTGGACTTCGGTTCAGCGAGAAAACTGCTGGCCAAGGCGCAAGAGCAGGGTGCCGCCGGTGACTGGCTGGTGCAACAGCGGGCGCTGTGCACGGCCAAGGATGAAGAGCTGCCCTTCGACGCCCGTGCCGCCGAGGCCCTGGCCCTGCTCGACAGTATCGGTCTGCGCGACCCGGATCACGCTGCGGCGAAGACCCTGGAATTGGGCGGTGCGGTGTGCCAAAGCCGGTGGGAACGTCGCGGCCGGGTGGAGGATCTCTACCAGGCCCTGTCGTTCTACCGGGCTGCCTGGGCGCGCGATCCGGGGGAGGATCGCGGTTGTGGCGGTGTCAAGGGGGCTTATCTGCTCGATGTGCTCGCCGCCCGGGCCGCGGCGGCGGTGGCGCGCAGCGGCGCGCAGCCAGCAGATGACCCCGAAGTCCGGGATTTGCGAGGCCAGGCCCGGGCCTGGCGCGAAGCCATGCGCGAGACGCTGGCAGAGTTGCACCAGGACGCGGCTGACGCCTACGACTTGCTGGCGGTTCAGGCCGAGGTGGCCTTCGGCCTGGAAGACTACGCCCGGGCGGGTGATTATCTGGCCCGGGCCCGCGCCACCAAGCCACCCGAGTGGCGCGTGCAGGCCACGTTCAAGCAACTGCTTTCCCTGGGCCGCCTGCAGGGGCATGTGCCACCGCCGGAAGGGAGTGAACCCCGGACCTGGGCGCCGCCGTGGCAGGCCCTTCATCGTTTTCTGCCGGACGCTGCCGGGGCGGCTTTGTCGGGTCACCGGGGCAAGCTCGGTTTGTCCTTGTCGGGCGGTGGCTTTCGCGCCTCGTTGTTTCACCTCGGTGTGCTGGCGCGCCTGGCCGAGGTCGATGCCCTGCGCGCTGTGGAGGTGCTATCCACCGTCTCTGGCGGCAGCATCGTCGGCGCCCACTATTATCTGGAGGTACAACGCCTGTTACAGAGCAAAGCGGATCATGAGATCACCCGCGCCGATTACATCACCATCGTCCGGCGTCTGATCACGCGTTTTGTCAACGGTGTACAGCGTAATTTGCGCACCCGCACCCTGGCGGATTTCGGTGCCAATCTGCGCATGATATACAGCCGCGAGTATTCCCGCAGTCATCGCATCGGCGAGTTGTACGAGTCGGAACTCTACGCCTGCATCGGCGACGATGAGACGCCCCGCACCGAACCGCGTACCATGAACGAGCTGCTCATCACTCCGGCGGACCATCCGGTCCCGGATGAGCCTTTCAAGCCCAGGTATTCCAACTGGCGGCGCCGGGCGCGGGTGCCTGTCTTGCTGCTGAATGCCACGTCGCTCAACACCGGTCACAGTTGGCATTTCACTGCCCGCTGGATGGGGGAGCCGCCGGACTTGATCGGGCCGGAGGTGGATGTCAACGAACGTTACCGCCGCCTGTGGTACCAGCAGGCCCCCAAGGCGGAACACAAGGGCTATCGTCTGGGTTATGCTGTGGCGGCTTCCGCCTGCGTGCCCGGATTGTTCGAGCCCTTGAGCCTGGAGGGTTTGTATCCCGAGCGCACCGTGCGCCTGGTGGACGGCGGGGTGCACGACAACCAGGGCGTCGAGGGCCTGCTTGCGGAAGGGTGCACGCTGATATTGTGCAGTGATGCCTCCGGTCAGATGGACGACCAGAACCAGCCTTCCAACAGTGTGCTGGGGGTGCCGCTCAGGGCCAACAGTATCCTCATGGACCGGGTGCGCGAAACCGAATACCAGGATCTCAGGGCGCGTCTGGACAGCCAGGCCTTACAGGGGGTGTTCTTCATCCACATGAAAAAAGAGCTGGACACCCGGCCGGTGGACTGGATCGCTTGCGACGATCCCACGGTGGCGGCCGCTGCCACATCCGGCGTCACGTCCTATGGCGTGGACAAAGATCTGCAACGCAAGCTGGCGAATCTGCGCACCGATCTTGATTCCTTTTCTGAGGTGGAAGCCAGTTCGCTGATGCTGAGCGGATATTTGATGACAGCCCGCCAGTTGGAGATACTGGACGAGCAATATCAGCGCAGCCGGCAGGCGGGCAGCTGGGGCGGTTTTGATATCCACGCGCCGCGGCAGGACTGGCCGTTTAGGAAGCTGGAAGAACTTCTTGCCCTGGCGCCCGACAGTGATGATCCACGGCGTCGTGATCTGGGGCGGCAGCTGGAAGCGGGTTCGGCCTTGTTTTTCAAAGTCTGGAAGCTGGTGCCGGCGTTGCGGCGCAGCGCCGTGGGAGGAGGCATCGTCCTGGCCGTGGCGGCGCTGGCGTGGGTGGTCCGTTCCTGGGACGTTTCCCTGGAATGGAGCATGACAGTGGGCGGCGCAGCACTGTTGCTGCTGGCGGTCGCAGGCGGGGCCGTGATACCCCTGCTGTCATGGCTGCAGCCCCGGCGGGCGGTGAAAAATTATCTGGGCAGGGTGTTTGCGGCTTTGCTGGGCTATGTGCTGCTGGGTGTGCATCTGACGGTCTTCGACCCCATGTTCATCAAGCGGGGCAAGCTGCGCAAACTGCTCAGCCTGAAGTAA